One part of the Malus sylvestris chromosome 2, drMalSylv7.2, whole genome shotgun sequence genome encodes these proteins:
- the LOC126605108 gene encoding ferredoxin--NADP reductase, leaf isozyme, chloroplastic-like has translation MAAAVTAAVSFPSSKSSSLPTRTSLISPDRITLKKVPLYNSNAGGRVVSIRAQVTTTETAPPAKVVKESKKQDEGVVVNKYKPKNPYIARVLLNTRITGDDAPGETWHMVFSTEGEVPYREGQSIGVIPEGVDKNGKPHKLRLYSIASSALGDFGDSKTVSLCVKRLVYTNDAGEIVKGVCSNFLCDLKPASEVTITGPVGKEMLMPKDPNATVIMLATGTGIAPFRAFLWKMFFEKHEDYKFNGLAWLFLGVPTSSSLLYKEEFEKMKEKAPENFRLDFAVSREQTNEKGEKMYIQTRMAQYAEELWELLKKDNTFVYMCGLKGMEKGIDDIMVSLAAKDGIDWMDYKKQLKKSEQWNVEVY, from the exons ATGGCTGCAGCTGTAACTGCTGCTGTCTCCTTCCCCTCCTCCAAGTCCTCCTCCCTCCCCACCAGGACCTCCTTAATCTCACCTGACAGAATCACCCTCAAGAAG GTTCCTTTGTACAACAGCAATGCTGGTGGGAGAGTGGTATCCATCAGAGCCCAGGTGACCACCACCGAGACTGCGCCACCTGCCAAGGTTGTGAAGGAATCCAAGAAGCAAGATGAAGGGGTGGTTGTCAACAAGTACAAGCCCAAGAATCCGTACATTGCCAGAGTCCTCCTCAACACTAGGATCACTGGTGATGATGCGCCTGGTGAGACCTGGCACATGGTCTTCAGCACAGAGG GAGAGGTGCCCTACAGAGAAGGGCAGTCCATTGGAGTTATTCCAGAAGGTGTTGACAAAAATGGGAAGCCTCACAAGCTGAGGTTGTACTCAATTGCCAGCAGCGCCCTCGGTGACTTTGGAGACTCCAAGACT GTTTCTCTGTGTGTGAAACGTCTCGTGTACACCAATGACGCAGGCGAAATTGTTAAAGGAGTGTGTTCAAACTTTTTGT GTGACTTGAAGCCCGCAAGTGAAGTGACGATCACCGGACCAGTTGGAAAAGAAATGCTTATGCCAAAAGACCCTAATGCAACCGTCATCATG CTTGCAACTGGAACTGGAATTGCTCCTTTTAGAGCATTCTTGTGGAAAATGTTCTTTGAGAAGCACGAAGACTACAAG TTCAATGGTTTGGCATGGCTCTTCTTGGGTGTTCCTACAAGTAGCTCACTGCTCTACAAGGAG GAATTCGAGAAGATGAAGGAGAAGGCCCCCGAGAACTTCAGGCTTGACTTCGCCGTCAGCAGAGAGCAAACCAACGAGAAGGGTGAGAAGATGTACATCCAAACCAGAATGGCTCAGTATGCAGAAGAGCTATGGGAGTTGCTCAAGAAAGACAACACCTTCGTCTACATGTGTGGTCTCAAGGGAATGGAGAAGGGTATCGATGACATCATGGTCTCGTTGGCTGCCAAAGACG GCATTGACTGGATGGACTACAAGAAGCAGTTGAAGAAATCAGAGCAATGGAATGTGGAAGTCTACTAA